Genomic DNA from Entomoplasma freundtii:
GCCAATCGATTGACTTATTGTAAATCAAACTGGTAAATTTGTTTATTTATTTTGTTAAAATGACCGTTATGAGCATAGGTCACCCCAGTCACAAAATCAATTGTGCGGGTTCTTTCGCGCTTTGGTAATTTCGAAAAATCAATGACAATAATCCGGTCTTTCAAAAGTTCGTCCACAATCTTTTTAGTTTCTTGGAAACTAGTCGGTTGAAAGATTTTTCCTTCGTGATGGACTTTATCCGCTTGAGAAACGTTATTTAGAACTGCTTCGTCAGCTCCCGGAATTGCTTGATCCGCCCACAAAGAAGTTGTCTCTTTTAAAAGCGGAACTGCCTCATTGTCAGGAACTGACTTTTCTACCTCATAAACAGGTTTTTTAGAGTTTTTCTTCCACATTTAATTTTGCCTCCATTATCGAGTTTAAATAAGGTCGGATTGAGTTGTAAACATTAATTTTTTCAAAAAACTAATGGTTGCTCACGCTATTTTAAAAAAGTAGGAAAGTCATCATCAAGACTTTCAAAATCCAAGCTTAGTGATGTTTCACGAGCACTTGGTTTATCATGGAAAAGATGGTGCAAAGGTTTAATCATATCAACATCTTTATTGATATGTTGATGATGAGGTTCTTTAGTTATTTCTTCAGACGCAGCATGATGTTCTGGTTGTGGTGTTTCTAAATTTGGTGCTACCACTTCATCAAAACCAGTGGCAATGACGGTGACAATTAATTCATCATTTAGTTGCTCATTAATAGCGATTCCAAAAACAATATTTACATCCTCAATTTGGACAGCTTGTTGGATAATATCAACGGCATCATAGGCATCATTTAGCGAGACCGTTTTCCCACCGGTAACGTTGACAATGACGTCTTTCGCACCTTTAATTGAAGCCTCAAGTAATGCTGAATTAATGGCTTTATTAGCCGCTTGAACCGCTTTATCCTTGCCTTCCGCAATTCCAATTCCAAACAAAGCATTCCCTTTTTTCGACATTACCGTACGCACATCGGCAAAGTCTAAATTAATTACTGCCGGTACGGCAATTAAATCCGTAATTGTCTGCACACCTTGTTTTAAAATGTTATCTGCTTCGCGGAACGAATCTTGAATTGGCAAACCACCAATGTATTCCAATAATTTATCATTAGAAACTACAATTACCGAATCCACGTTTTTCTTTAATTCTTCGAGACCTTGAAGAGCAAAACGATTTCGATTTCTGCCTTCAAAACGGAATGGTTTAGTAACAATCGCCACCACTAAAGCTCCACAATCTTGAGCGATTTTAGCAATAATTGGCGCAGCTCCGGTTCCAGTTCCACCACCCATTCCGGCAGCAATAAAAATGAGGTCAGCTCCCTCTAAAGCAGCGCGAATTTTTTCAGTTGATTCGACAGCAGCTGCTTTACCAACTTCTGGGTTAGCCCCAGCACCTAAGCCTTTTGATATTTTTTCGCCAAGAATAATTTTATTAGGAGTTTTCGAAATGGCTAAAACTTGGGCATCAGTATTAGAAACAATAAATTCAACACCTTCCACACCTTCATTAACCATCCGGTTAACGGCATTACACCCACCGCCACCGACGCCAATAACTTTAATCTTTGCAATTTGTCCAAATTCTTGTCCCATTTTTTCCTCCTCTAAGCCTTAATGTAGGCAAGGTCTGAGATGGTTTGATCTTGTTCTAGCCTACCGAAATAACGTGACTTTGTTGCTTGTTTAGGATTTGCCTTTTTATGAGTATTATGAAGGTATTTATCATTATTAACAAGGACTTCTTCTTGAGTTATCTTCGTTTCGATATCACCGGTTGGTGGTTTTAAATAACTACCTTGCGAAGTATAAACTTTTGGATGTAAGGCATAGTTATTAATTTTTTCTAAAGTCGAGACTAAACCAGCAGCCGTATGAAAATGAGTGTTTAGACCTCACCCTAAAATCATAGTCCTAAAATTATAATGTGGTAAGTGGTTAATAATACTCATTAATCTTTCCATTCCGGCCATTTTCGTTATTAGCCCAAAATGGTAGGTCACTAATGAAGTTGGCAGAATTGTATGAGCAAATAATTGTTTTAAACCAAAAAGATAGAGTTTTTGAAACTCACGACCGATAATTTCTTGAATGTTTTTTAAACTATATTTTTTTAAAATTTTTTGGCGGTGATCTCAAATACCGCAAATATTAATTTGGTTATCTATATTATTACTTTTATAATCAATTAACTTAAAAAGATAACGACTTAGAATTGGTTTTGGTAGGCCTAATTGTTGTTCCAAGTTTTTTTCAATGTAATCAAAACCTTGTGGAACAATGATGACTTTTTTTAACCAACCATTTTCAAAAAAACCCATCTCCAAATTTTCTTCTTTTCAATTAGTTAAAATAAGCGTTTCCGATGGGGCTCCCTTTTGCTCAAAATTACGGTGGAGAGATTGTAAACTCGTTGTCATTCAAAGACATTCTAGATTAGCTAAATTTAAAAGACGTTGGAAGGAAATCACAATTTGTTTAGGGAGCTCGTAAATTAATGAATCAATCGTTAAGATTTGCCCCTTCATTCCTAATAATTGGTCACGATCGCATTGTTGCTTATCAATTCAGTAATGAATTATTTTATTATCAATAATTGTTAAATTTTCATTACTTTTGTCATCACTTCAATTAGTTAATTTATTAAAGGTGGTTTCAGTGATGACTCCTGGTTGATGGTTTTCACCAATTTGAATTTCCTTTTCAACCTTACGGATTTGCAAGAAAGTTGTTGGAAGGATTAAGGCAATTTTTACTAGTTTATATTGGGGGAAAGCTTGATGAAATTCTTGGACCACTTCAGCTAATTTTAGGGCCGTACCATTAAGGTTTTTAACTTGATCATTTTCATCAATTCATGGCGTCGAAATGGTACTTTTTAACTCACGTTTGAAAAGTGGAATTAGGCGATGTGGACCAATATTGGTAGTTTTGAAAACACTAAAAAGGAACCAATTTTTGGTCAATTCCAAAGTACCATAAAGACGAGCTTTTGTGGTGGCCATGAGTTTCACCGCCTTTCCTTATTTAATTATTTAGTAAGTATTTGTTAGTTAATGTTCTTAGAAAGTATTAGACTTGCAAACATTTTTAACGTTTCACTAGAACTCAGAGCTTAGCACTATGAGCTCGAGGGTTTCTTATTAATTCTTCTTCACTTGGACGCAAAGGCTTTTTAATCACTAATTCGTAAGGAGCAATTTTCGCTAAAGCAATTGGCAATTTGCTGCGAATTTGGTCTTCTTCGCAATATGTTGCTCGATTTAAAACGGTCTTGACAATTTTTTCTTCTAAGGAATGAAAGGTAATGATTACTAACCGTCCTTGTGGTTTTAATAAAGCTAAGCTTTGTTCTAATGCTTGGGTTAAACTTTCCATTTCTTGATTAACATAGATTCTTAAAGCTTGAAAAGTTTTTTTAGCTGGATGGCCTTTTTGACGCAACATTTTAGCAGGTAAAGCCTTTTTAATCACTTCCACTAATTCTAAGGTTGTTTGTAACGGACGGTTTTCAACAATAGCCTTGGCAATCAATTTATGAGCAGGTTCTTGACCGTAGATTTGGATTATGCGACTAATTTCTGCTTCTGGATAAGTATTCACCACTTGAGCAGCAGTTAAATCATTATCCACAAAATCCATCCGCATATCCAATGGTCCCTCAAAGCGATATGAGAAACCACGTTCAGGGCGATCAAATTGTGGCGATGAAACGCCAAGGTCAAAAAAAATGCCATCGACTGCTGTTATGTTTTCTAAGGTTAACAAAGTCGTTAAATTCCTAAAATTTCCTTCAAGAATTTTAAAATTAGCATTTTTAGTTGTCATCGTTAGTTCTTGGCCTACGGCTATCGCTGTTGGATCTTGATCAATCCCATAAAGTTTTCCTAATGGTGATAAAGCCTCAAGAATCCCTTGACTATGGCCGCCTCGACCAAAAGTACAATCTAAATAAATTCCTTTCGGTTTAATATCTAAAGCGCTGAGAGCTTCTTTAAATAACACAGGAATGTGGTCTTGATTAATGTTCATTGCTATTTCTCCAGGTCACTTACTTTTTCAGCAAGTTCGGTAATCGCCTCAAAGTTGGTTTTTTCATAAGTTTCATAAGTTTTTTTATCCCAAATTTCGATTTTTGAACCAACTCCGAGAACAAAAACATCCTTTTGGATGTTGGCAGAATCTAACAAGTTTTGCGGGATTTTGATTCGACCCGCACTATCAATTTCTAGCTCCGCAGAGTTGGAAAAAATATAACGTTTTAAAGTTCGGGCATCTTTTTTAAAGGTTTCAAGGTTTTCTAGTTCAGCTTCTCAAAGGGAAAATTCTTCAACAGTACGCAATTCTAAGTTGTTTTCAAGACCCCTCGAAACGTAAACTAAATTGCCTAATTTACTGCGTAATTTAGCGGGCAACGTCAAGCGATGCTTGTTGTCAAGGGTATGTTCGTAACTTCCGACTAACATTCCATTTTACCCCACTTTCTCCCACTACACTATGATATTACAACATTTTTAAAATAAAAAGGGGTTTTGCCCCCTTTTTATGAAAATAAACACGCTTAAAAGTTTAGTATTTTTGCCAAATGTTATTTGGTTTTTACTTCTTTTCCTTTGTAAAATCCACATTCACTGCAAACACGATGTGGTTTAATCATAGTTCCACAATTAGTACAATTTGTGATTGTGGCTCCAGTTAATGCTAAGTGTGAACGACGCTTGTTTTTAGCAGCTTTGCTTGTTTTTCTAAATGGTACAGCCATTCTTCCACCCCCTCTATTCGTTAATCTTCCATTTGTCTAATTTGTCTCAACGTGAATCAACTTCGTTTGTTTGACTATCAGCCTTATTGGCTTGATAGGTTGATTCAGAGAGCACTTCTCAGCCCAAACCATTCTTAGAAATTATACCATGACTAGCAGTTAAAACGATAGGGATATTTAAGGCGATTTCTGCCAATAAAAAATCTTCAATGTTAAAATCTGTCAACTCAAGAAAGTTTAATTCATCAGTAATAAACTCAATGTTCGTATTATAAGTTTCATCAATTTTTAGTTTCTTTTCAAAAGTAAAAGGTTGGCCGTTTAAAGCATCAAGTGCTTCTACTCTAAAAGCTATTGTTCCTTGAATAAGCACCACTTCAGCATCTGGTTGATAGAGCAAATCAAAATTATAGATTATTTCAGGAATCTCTTTTACTGAAGGATTAAAACCTTCTGGTATAGTTGGTTGGTGCAAATTACCTTTCAATTGTTGATGAGGGTCCTTTTTTAAATCTAAGTTCATTATCTGATTTGTCCTCCCATTTTTTCAGCGCGACTTAAAAGCTCGTTTCAAACTTCATTAATCTCGCTTTCAGTCAATTGTTTATCAAAACTATTGAATTGAAAACTAATTGTTAAAGCTTGTTGGTGACGGTTAATTAATTCTTCATCGCGATAAATATCAATTAGTTTTCAATTTACTAAGTATTTTAAGTTATCCGTTAGCATTGCTAAAGATTCTTGGAAATTAAACTTTTCAGAAAGAATAATCGATAAGTCACGAGTAGAACTCTGGAATTTACTTTGGGGATTTAAAGTAATTTTATGATTACTAAATTTTCATAAAGCCTCTAAGTTTAATTCCGCTACAAATGTAGGATGAAGTTTTTTTTGTTGTTCAAAAAGAGGATTTAATCGCAAAATATACCCCATTAATTGATTATCCACCAATATTTTAGCTTGCACAAAAGGATGAATCATCTTTTGTGCTAAATCTGCAACAACAAATTTAACTTTTGTCTTCGGGAGTTGGTAAAGGTCCAAAATAGTCTCTACAAGACCCTTTAGGTAATAAAAATTATTCTCCATTTTGTTAGCTACTAAGGGTTCATCTCATAATGATCCAGTTACCAAAAGACCAAGGTGTTTTTGGCGTTGATCAACGCCACTATAAATATCGCTTACTTCCCAAATTTGACCCTTTTTTATCCCATTAGCTGCATTAAATTGCGCCACTTGAATTAAAGATGGAATAAGACTAGAACGATAAATTTCATGATTTTGCGACAAGGGAGCCATTAAACCTAAAGGCGTTGGTAGATTAAAAATGTTTCATTCCTGAGCTTCAGTTTTATTAACTAAGGCATAAGTTTTGACATTCATTAAACCCCGACCTAAAAGGTATTCTTGAGTTTGCTCTATCAAATTTGCTTTCAAGTTAAGCGGAGGAACTTGGGGGATAATTTTTAATGGCTCCGCAGGAATATTATCATAACCGTATAGTCGTGCAATTTCTTCAATAATGTCATTAGTACCAAATAAATCCACGCGGTTAGGATCCATTTCAAAAACTAGCACGTTGTTTTTATGCAAAGTTACCGTAGAATCAAGATGTTCAAATAAATTTTTAATAGTTTCAAAATCTATTTGAATGCCTAAGAAATCTTGGATTTTTTGTAAACTGATTCGGAATTGTTTGGTTGTTTTAACATATTTTTGTTGAACGATGTTAAGTGGCGAAACTGCCAATAAAAGGTGGTATTTTTTTAATAAACTGCTTCAATTTTGGAAACCATAATCATAAAGATTGGGGTTTAAAGGTTTCATTAAACGTTGCAAAGTAGTTGAATTTTGATTCAAATCTTTTTGTTGCTTGCGCATTAGGGGCGCTTTAATGTTTAAGGCAATCGCTCCTAAACGCGTTGTTGCCGGTGTTGGAGAATAAGCCAATTCCGTCGGTAATCCTAAAACTGTCACCACTTCTGCACCATCAGTTAGTGCGATAACTGATTTTCCATTATAAGTGATAGTTTGCAAAGTTAACTTATCCTTTAGTCTTGCTTCATCAAACAAGACTAAAGGTTGACCAGTTTCTCAACTATTTAAGTTGGCTAAATCTTCATAAAAATTATCAGTTGTTTTGACTTTGATTTTTTTTAATAACAAATCATCTTGAGCAGTTAACTTCTTGGCTTGTGCTTGTGCTTCTAGTTCAAAAGTTTGTGTGGCCAAAGTTTCAACGTCATTTTTTAAACCATTGGCAATTTGGACTGTAGGGGGTACCAAACCTTTTGTGGGTAACAAATCATTAGCACGTCATTTAATTTTTCGATGGAAATAATTAGCTAATTCTTTTAACAATTGGGTGGCTGCAAGTGCATCACTCCGATTCAAAGTGAGATCCATATCTCAAAGGTAATCATGAAGACCAATTTCGCCAATACTTTTGCCGATTAATGACGGGTGACTGGGCGCAATTTCATAAATTGAATCATTTTCTTTATCGGTTAAGGTTTTTGCTTCAATACCAATTTCATTCAAAGCGCAAATCATACCTTGTGATTCATAATTTCTAATTTGACGATTAGTTAAAAATAGCCCGTTGGCAATTTTTTGACCAACCTGCGCGATAATAACCATTTGTCCAGTGCCGACATTCGGGGCTCCACAAACAATTTGTAAGGGTTCTTTTTGCCCAATATCGACATAATTTAAGCTTAAATGGGTCTCTGGGATTAGTTGAGAGCTTTTCACTTTGCCAATTACTAAAGGGTCATTAAGACTTGTCCAGTCGATTTCTTTTTCAACTTCAAAACCTAGAGAATTTAAAGCTTGAGTAATTTCGTCATTTCTTATCCCCTTAAGATTCAAATGTTGGTCTAACCAGTTACGCGATAAAATCATAGCTACCTTTGCTCCTACTTCTACATTCCATAGAATCTAAATTGTTCTAAGAACTTTAAATTATTTTCATAAAAAGCCCGG
This window encodes:
- a CDS encoding cell division protein SepF, which encodes MWKKNSKKPVYEVEKSVPDNEAVPLLKETTSLWADQAIPGADEAVLNNVSQADKVHHEGKIFQPTSFQETKKIVDELLKDRIIVIDFSKLPKRERTRTIDFVTGVTYAHNGHFNKINKQIYQFDLQ
- the ftsZ gene encoding cell division protein FtsZ — encoded protein: MGQEFGQIAKIKVIGVGGGGCNAVNRMVNEGVEGVEFIVSNTDAQVLAISKTPNKIILGEKISKGLGAGANPEVGKAAAVESTEKIRAALEGADLIFIAAGMGGGTGTGAAPIIAKIAQDCGALVVAIVTKPFRFEGRNRNRFALQGLEELKKNVDSVIVVSNDKLLEYIGGLPIQDSFREADNILKQGVQTITDLIAVPAVINLDFADVRTVMSKKGNALFGIGIAEGKDKAVQAANKAINSALLEASIKGAKDVIVNVTGGKTVSLNDAYDAVDIIQQAVQIEDVNIVFGIAINEQLNDELIVTVIATGFDEVVAPNLETPQPEHHAASEEITKEPHHQHINKDVDMIKPLHHLFHDKPSARETSLSLDFESLDDDFPTFLK
- the rsmH gene encoding 16S rRNA (cytosine(1402)-N(4))-methyltransferase RsmH, yielding MNINQDHIPVLFKEALSALDIKPKGIYLDCTFGRGGHSQGILEALSPLGKLYGIDQDPTAIAVGQELTMTTKNANFKILEGNFRNLTTLLTLENITAVDGIFFDLGVSSPQFDRPERGFSYRFEGPLDMRMDFVDNDLTAAQVVNTYPEAEISRIIQIYGQEPAHKLIAKAIVENRPLQTTLELVEVIKKALPAKMLRQKGHPAKKTFQALRIYVNQEMESLTQALEQSLALLKPQGRLVIITFHSLEEKIVKTVLNRATYCEEDQIRSKLPIALAKIAPYELVIKKPLRPSEEELIRNPRAHSAKLWVLVKR
- the mraZ gene encoding division/cell wall cluster transcriptional repressor MraZ, with protein sequence MLVGSYEHTLDNKHRLTLPAKLRSKLGNLVYVSRGLENNLELRTVEEFSLWEAELENLETFKKDARTLKRYIFSNSAELEIDSAGRIKIPQNLLDSANIQKDVFVLGVGSKIEIWDKKTYETYEKTNFEAITELAEKVSDLEK
- the rpmF gene encoding 50S ribosomal protein L32, which codes for MAVPFRKTSKAAKNKRRSHLALTGATITNCTNCGTMIKPHRVCSECGFYKGKEVKTK
- a CDS encoding DUF177 domain-containing protein, which produces MNLDLKKDPHQQLKGNLHQPTIPEGFNPSVKEIPEIIYNFDLLYQPDAEVVLIQGTIAFRVEALDALNGQPFTFEKKLKIDETYNTNIEFITDELNFLELTDFNIEDFLLAEIALNIPIVLTASHGIISKNGLGWEVLSESTYQANKADSQTNEVDSRWDKLDKWKINE
- the pheT gene encoding phenylalanine--tRNA ligase subunit beta, translating into MILSRNWLDQHLNLKGIRNDEITQALNSLGFEVEKEIDWTSLNDPLVIGKVKSSQLIPETHLSLNYVDIGQKEPLQIVCGAPNVGTGQMVIIAQVGQKIANGLFLTNRQIRNYESQGMICALNEIGIEAKTLTDKENDSIYEIAPSHPSLIGKSIGEIGLHDYLWDMDLTLNRSDALAATQLLKELANYFHRKIKWRANDLLPTKGLVPPTVQIANGLKNDVETLATQTFELEAQAQAKKLTAQDDLLLKKIKVKTTDNFYEDLANLNSWETGQPLVLFDEARLKDKLTLQTITYNGKSVIALTDGAEVVTVLGLPTELAYSPTPATTRLGAIALNIKAPLMRKQQKDLNQNSTTLQRLMKPLNPNLYDYGFQNWSSLLKKYHLLLAVSPLNIVQQKYVKTTKQFRISLQKIQDFLGIQIDFETIKNLFEHLDSTVTLHKNNVLVFEMDPNRVDLFGTNDIIEEIARLYGYDNIPAEPLKIIPQVPPLNLKANLIEQTQEYLLGRGLMNVKTYALVNKTEAQEWNIFNLPTPLGLMAPLSQNHEIYRSSLIPSLIQVAQFNAANGIKKGQIWEVSDIYSGVDQRQKHLGLLVTGSLWDEPLVANKMENNFYYLKGLVETILDLYQLPKTKVKFVVADLAQKMIHPFVQAKILVDNQLMGYILRLNPLFEQQKKLHPTFVAELNLEALWKFSNHKITLNPQSKFQSSTRDLSIILSEKFNFQESLAMLTDNLKYLVNWKLIDIYRDEELINRHQQALTISFQFNSFDKQLTESEINEVWNELLSRAEKMGGQIR